CTCCGGTAGTGGAGAAGGTCTTGAAGTCGGCCATCGCGAATGCGGAAAATAACCACAATATGAATGCGGATCGTCTGTACGTGAAGGAGATTTTTGTGGACGAGGGTCCTACCCTGAAACGGTTCCACCCCCGTGCACAAGGCCGTGCGTTCAGTATTTTCAAACGTACCAGCCACGTCACAGTCGTCGTCGCGGAAAAAAAGGAGGGATAATGCGGAATGGGTCAAAAGGTTAACCCTGTTGGTCTACGAATCGGTATCATTCGCGATTGGGAAGCGAAATGGTTTGCAAATAAAA
Above is a genomic segment from Alicyclobacillus acidoterrestris containing:
- the rplV gene encoding 50S ribosomal protein L22 — encoded protein: MEATQTRAVAKYIRIAPRKMRLVVDLIRGKDTREALAILKFTPRAGSPVVEKVLKSAIANAENNHNMNADRLYVKEIFVDEGPTLKRFHPRAQGRAFSIFKRTSHVTVVVAEKKEG